The sequence GCTTCGCGGGCCAGTGGGGGCTGCTCAGCGCGGTCCTCATGAACATGGTGGTGGCGACGGTGGCCACCTTCGCCGTCTACCTGGTGGCACGCTCGGTGCCGGGCTTCTGGCCCGAGGCCGCCGCGCCCACCGGAGCCCAGGGCCGCTTCTTCGACGGCTTCACCTTCTGGCACCTGCTGCCGGGCCTGTGTGGCGTGCTCATCGTCATCGGCATGCCGTGGGCCATCAGCCGCCTCGGCGCGGTGCAGTCCGCGCTGCTGCTGATGGGCGCGCAGCTCCTCACCAGCCTCGTGTGGGATGCGATGGTGGAGGCGCGCCCGGTGACGCTCGCCCGGGTGGTGGGCTCGGCGATTGCCTTCGCGGGGGCCGCCATCGCGGTGTGGAAGGGCTAGATTCCAGGGGTGATGCGCCGAGTCCTCATCGTCAGTCCCTACTCGCCCTCGCGCGAGCTGTTGCGGCGCATGCTCGAGGAGCCGGGGCTGTCCGTCTCCGCGACGGGCGACACGGATGATGCGTTCGCCGCCATCACCTCCGCGCCACCGGCGCTCGTGGTGGTGGACCTGCGCAGGCCGGACGAGGACCACCCGTTGTTCCTCGGACTGCTTCGCAAGCGTCACCCCACGCTGCCGGTCATCGCGCTGGTGCCCGGACGGCTGCGCATCTTCGACGGCCGTCACGAGAATGTGCGCGAGGCCCACGGCGAGACGACCGAGGCGCTCCAGCACCTGCTCGGCGCGGTGAAGCAGGCCATGCACGACCTGCTCGCACAGGAGATGCTCCGCGTGCTGCGGCCGCCCGTCGGGCAGGCCTGACGCGCGGAGCCAGGCGCGCCCGGGAGGGGGCATGGGCGGGAAGGGGGACTCGCGGCTACGCTGGGCACATGGGCGTCGTCCGCTTCGCGCCGTTGCTGCTCCTCCTCGTGCTCGTCCCCAGGTCCGGCCGGGCGCAGGCGACTGGAGAGGACGCATGGAATGCGTTTCCGGAGGGCACGCAGCCCGCGCGGTCCGATGCCGAGGCGCCGTTCGAGCCCGTCGACTATCCCGGACAGACGGGCACTGACGAAGCATCCGTGGATGCGGCTCCTGTGACCGGCCTCGATGCTGCTTCGCCCGAGGTCTTCGCTTCTCCCTCGGTGGAGGAGGCGCCCCTCTCGCCCGAGGTTCCAGGCACGTTGCCCGAGCCGAATGAGGCGAGCGCTGAAGCCCCCCGTCCTCGCATGCCGCCCGGGCCGAATGGGGTGAGCGCTGAAGCCCCCCGTCCTCGCATGCCGCCCGGGCCGAATGGGGTGAGCGCTGAAGCCCCCCGTCCTCTCGAGGAAGACACAGTCTCCGAGCCGGCTCATGCGTCCTCGCGGACGGAGCCTTCTTCGTTGAGCCTCCTGCCCTCGCCGGGCGCCACGGCCCCCACGGTGCGCCTGACGCCGGAGCCGCTCGCGGTGCCGTTGCTGCGCTCGCTGCTGGACCTCGCGGGGGCGAGCGCGCTGACGCTGAGCAGTGCCGTCGCGATGGATGCCCTCGTCGGCACGCGCTGCTTCCGAGAGACGGAGAAGATGTGCATCCTCACGTCCTTCCTCGTCACCTTCCTGAGCGTCTCCGGCACCGCGCCCGTGGGCGCCTGGGCCATCGGCAGTCTCCTCGGTGGCGAGGGGAAGCTCTGGGCCGCCTATATGGGTGCTGCATTGGGCATGGGCCTGGGCGTCATCGGCACCATGCCCACCATGGCCTTCGGCAGCGGCGTCATCCTCGGTGTCGCCGGGCCCATCGGCGCCATCGTCGGCGCGGTCATCGGCTATGAGGTCTCGCACTGGAGCTCGGTGCGCGGCGCCTCGCGATTCGCGGAGCGGCGCGGCGTCACGGTGACGCCGCTCGTCGCCACCACCCAGGGCGGCAGCCTGCTGGGCGGGATGATGGGGACCTTCTGACTAAGTATGTAGCCAAAAGTTCGGAGACAAATTCGGCCTGGGTGCGCAGCATATGCCTCATGCGACGCGTGAGGAGCCCTGCCGAGCTTGGGCTGACAGCCGACGACAGGCACCGACTGGAGCGGGCACTGCGAGAGGCTCGCGATGCCCGCCACCTCCGGCGGTTGCTGGCTGTGAAACTCGTAGCCGAGGGCCAGTCCGTGGCAGACGTGGCGCGTCTGTGCGCCCTGAGCCGGCCCATCGTCTATCGCTGGCTGGGACGCTACTTGGAGTCGCACCAGTCCGAGGTGCTCCTGGACCGTCCGCGGACAGGGCGGCCTCGCGGCGCCTCGCGTCTGACCGACACGCTCCTGCGCCGCGTGGTCCAGCAGAGTCCGCAAGAGGCGGGCTGGGCGACCCACGGCTGGACGGTGCCGCTGCTGTGCACGCACCTTCGCCAGCAAGGCATCGACGTGTCGCCGCGCACGTTGCGCCGCCGGCTGCACGAGGCCGGCCTGCGCTGGAAGCGGCCCCGGTACGTGTACGTGACGCGTGCGCCGCACCTGGCGCAGAAAAAAGGGGCCTTGTCCGCCGTCTGAAGAAGTTCAAGGCGCAGTCGCCTCGTGCGGTCCTGCTCATCATGGACAGCACCGTGCTCAGGTGGTTTCCGCCGCTGCGCGCGGCGTGGGCCCCGGTCGGCGAGCCAGCCCAGGTCCTCATCACCGGGGAGAACGCCAAGCGCGCGGTGTGGGGAGCCATCAATCCACGCACCGGCCACCGCGTGGTCGCCACCAGCCAGCGCGGGCGGCAGGAGGATTTCATGGCCTTCCTGCGCCTGCTTCGCCTGGCCTACCCGGGCCGAGCGGTGCTGCTGCTGTTGGACCAGGCCAGTTGCCATACCGCCCAGCGCTCGCAGGCACTCGCAGCCCAGCTGGCCATTCACCTGCTCTGGCTGCCCAAGCAGCGCCCCGAGCTCAACGCCATGGACCACATCTGGCGGGAGCTGAAGCTGCACATCTCGGCCAATCGCCAGTACGCCACCGTCGATGACCATGTCGATGCCGCCGTCCTGTGGCTGCTGGCGCTCACGCCAACGCAGGCCCTCCGCAAGGCGGGTATCCTCGCGGAGGGCTTCTGGTTGCGGGATTTGTTAGAGAACTTTTGGCTACCTACTTAGAGGCGCAGGCGGTAGCCCAGGCTCGCGAGGAAGCCGCCCGCGTTGACGTCGCCCGTGATGACGAGGTCCACCGGCACGAAGTGGTAGTGCGCCTCCAGGAAGGCGCCTCCCTGGCCGAGCGGCAGCTCGATGCCCGCCAACGCCTGGAGCCCGAACCCTCCATCGCTCTCCGAGGCCAGCGTGCCGAACATGTCCGACGTCGCGCGGTGCAGGTACAGGCCGGGGCCGCCGCCCACGTACGGCGTGAGCGTGCCGAGCGCGCGCTCGAAGCGGTACACGGCCGACAACTGGAAGGCCACCTCGCGTAGCGCGACGGTGTAGTCCCCCTCCAGCGGCGCGCCGAAGCCGCCGAGCTGCGGGTCCGTCAGCGTCCCCGACAGCTTCGGCCGGTGGTAGTTCACCTCCAGCACCACCGCGAGCCGCCGCTCCAGCAGCGGGGTGACGTAGCCCACCTCCGCGGCGAGGTAGAGGTCTCCGCTCAGCGGCGTGGTCGTCTTGAAGAAGCCCACCTTGGGGGCAATCAGGAAGCTGCCCACGGGCGCGGGCGGAGCTGTGGGCTCCGAGGCGGCGAGCGTGGTGAGCGCGGCGAGCAGGGCAAGGGCATTCATGGCGCGGACGCTCCCGCCGTGACGGTGAAGCCTCGGGACGCGGGGACCTCGCCCACCGCGCCTCCCGGGTCTCCCACCTCGAAGGCGTAGGGGCCTCCGGGGGAGATGCCGTTGGGACACGCCGGGTTGGTGACGGGCGGCTCGTCGAAGCCGGAGCAGGTGGGCACCACCGCCGTCACCCGCGTGGGGGATTCGTAGGTGATGTCGCGCAGCGGAACCCGCGCCATCTCCGACGGATTCGTCTTCAGCGGCGCGAGCAGGAAGATGTTCGGCGCCCCCGTGAAGGCGCGCTGCGCGCCAGCGGGCGCGTTGGTGAAGGTGACGGCCTGGTTGCTCAGCTCACTGCCGGAGGTCGGTGCCACGGTGAGGGTGCCCAGCCTCGCGTAGGTGATTTGCAGCGCCTTTGACAGCGAGCTGGCGCAGCCCTCCGTGCTGGTGAGCAGCAGGTCGTAGCTGCCCTCGGGCGTGCCGGCCGGAATCTCCGTCACGATGCGCGTGGACGACTCGACGTCGGTGACGAACAGCGAGTGCGACGTGCCGTCCGCGCCGCGCAGGACGACGGTGGGGAAGGTGCCGGTCCGGAAGCCCGTCCCGGTGATGGCGATGGGCGTGGGGGCGGTGAACGAGTAGCCGCTCGACGGAGTCTCCACTCCGGTGACGGAGGGCGGCCCGACGACGACCACCGCGTCCGCCAGCGAGGCGCTGCCGCCCACCGGGTTGCTCACCTCCAGCGTGTAGCTGCCCTCGGGCAGATCCACCGGCGGAGTCGAGTCCCGCGTGGGCACGTCCAGCAGCAGCAGCTCCGGGCGCACGTAGAAGACGTGGTCCTTCGTCAGCGTGAGCGTGGTGGGGCCGCGCAGGGTGATCTCCGGCAGCGCCGCCACGGGCGGGTCCTCCAGCACGTCCGCGGGCACGGGGGCGAAGGACTCGCCGGCCAGCTCGAGCCGCCAGCCGTGCTCGCCTCCCTGCGCGTTGCAGATGCGCGGGGGCGTGACGCTGCGGGTGAGTGGATTGATGGCCCCCTGGATGCGGGGCGTGGGGCCTTCCGTCGTCCGTGAGCAGGCGACGAGAGCGAGCAGGGCTGCGGCGGCCGGCAGGCGCAAGACGGTTCTCCTCCTCAACGGGCGCGGCACGTTAGGACGGTCACCCCCAGGGGCCGGAGTTTTTTCCGGTTTCCCTCTGGCCCCGCGCCCGCGAGCACGGGGTAGGTCCCCGCAACCCATTGAAATCACCGGCTTCCTTTCCGCCAGCAGCGGGTGGCACGGGAGATGCTCTAGCCCCCTGTCGACTGGGAGCGGCGGGTACGGCGGACGGGGATGGGGCGGGGCGTGAAGGTGCCGTACGCGCCGGGCAGATGGGGGCAGGGCGAAGTCGAGGCGGCGCCTGGAGTGGGGAGGCGGGCCTCATGGATGAGGGCCGGAGCAGCAGCCGGCCAGGG comes from Pyxidicoccus parkwaysis and encodes:
- a CDS encoding helix-turn-helix domain-containing protein; this translates as MRRVRSPAELGLTADDRHRLERALREARDARHLRRLLAVKLVAEGQSVADVARLCALSRPIVYRWLGRYLESHQSEVLLDRPRTGRPRGASRLTDTLLRRVVQQSPQEAGWATHGWTVPLLCTHLRQQGIDVSPRTLRRRLHEAGLRWKRPRYVYVTRAPHLAQKKGALSAV
- a CDS encoding response regulator codes for the protein MRRVLIVSPYSPSRELLRRMLEEPGLSVSATGDTDDAFAAITSAPPALVVVDLRRPDEDHPLFLGLLRKRHPTLPVIALVPGRLRIFDGRHENVREAHGETTEALQHLLGAVKQAMHDLLAQEMLRVLRPPVGQA
- a CDS encoding transposase; its protein translation is MDSTVLRWFPPLRAAWAPVGEPAQVLITGENAKRAVWGAINPRTGHRVVATSQRGRQEDFMAFLRLLRLAYPGRAVLLLLDQASCHTAQRSQALAAQLAIHLLWLPKQRPELNAMDHIWRELKLHISANRQYATVDDHVDAAVLWLLALTPTQALRKAGILAEGFWLRDLLENFWLPT
- a CDS encoding outer membrane beta-barrel protein, yielding MNALALLAALTTLAASEPTAPPAPVGSFLIAPKVGFFKTTTPLSGDLYLAAEVGYVTPLLERRLAVVLEVNYHRPKLSGTLTDPQLGGFGAPLEGDYTVALREVAFQLSAVYRFERALGTLTPYVGGGPGLYLHRATSDMFGTLASESDGGFGLQALAGIELPLGQGGAFLEAHYHFVPVDLVITGDVNAGGFLASLGYRLRL
- a CDS encoding DMT family transporter gives rise to the protein MRLISLVPLLCGLAVVAQAGLNRRFAGQWGLLSAVLMNMVVATVATFAVYLVARSVPGFWPEAAAPTGAQGRFFDGFTFWHLLPGLCGVLIVIGMPWAISRLGAVQSALLLMGAQLLTSLVWDAMVEARPVTLARVVGSAIAFAGAAIAVWKG